The stretch of DNA GGCTGTTCATCCATGACTACAATCGCCAAATCAGACAAAAGCTGGCGGAGCAAGGTAACCTCGTTTTTTCCTTTGTCCTGCAATAAAATGCACTACCGACTATATCTTACTCTGAACAATACCAAAAGTTAATGATTATCTTGGCATGAAGCGTACAGTCCCTCAGTTTTTTGGAGATGCAAAGCATTAAATCTTGATCACTATCTACCCAGCTACTAACATCATGTCAACTTAATCAAGAACGTCAAAAACACGAAGATTCAGGCATCTTCACGCAGCCTTAGCCACTTCGCAGCTTTTCAATCAAATAGTCTATGTGCTTTCTCACTAAAAAAGATATTTCATCACTAATTTGCGGTGGAATATTATCCTTAATGCAATCAAGGGCTGCTAAGTATGTGTTTAAGGGAGGTGAAGGAGGGAGGGAACTAGAAACTTCGCTTAGATCGCTCACTTTACCTGAAAGTATAGAAATGTATATCATTTCTATATAGTATTTCAATTCTTTTTCAAATTCTTCCATTACTATACTTCGTTGCAAGAGCACATCTTTGTCTTCAATGCTAGAAGATTCCGCAACATATTGTTTCCCAAAGACAGATTGAATGACAACATCAAGTAACGGTTGTGGGTTTCCAAGCCAGTCGAGAGCTTCACAAACTTTCGAGCTAACAAAGAGTCTTAGAAATTTATCTGAAAGCGAATCAGTCAACTCACCTGCCTTGATGCATGGTCTCATGGTTAACCTCTTATAAAGGGTAGGGAGATTATTAAACAAGACATGGCGAATGGATTCTATGTAAGCTGCCTCACCCTTTTGCCCATTTTCCTTACTTTTACATATGATGCCGACAACATCATATGAGTTTTCAAATAGAACAGGGGAACCGCTATATCCAGGCAGTAGTTGACTACTTAAAAGTTCAAGTTCCAAGACTTTGTGGCGACTGCCGCCTGAAACAAGACGAGATGGGCTTAACTTTGATTGACCAAAGATTTCTCCTATGTATTTCTGGCGCGTTCCGCTATCTTGGTAGTGACCAAAACTCCAAAACTTAAAATAC from Leptolyngbya sp. CCY15150 encodes:
- a CDS encoding serine protease: MEESSPQDSVSLIVSADSDRNEFGSSFLIHKEKNFTYWLTCAHVLGGVGGVGKARIDENYPVQLVGHDEKDLGKLIKGYDLAVLRVEGEELLRKRPLRLKFFSNTELNRASRYFKFWSFGHYQDSGTRQKYIGEIFGQSKLSPSRLVSGGSRHKVLELELLSSQLLPGYSGSPVLFENSYDVVGIICKSKENGQKGEAAYIESIRHVLFNNLPTLYKRLTMRPCIKAGELTDSLSDKFLRLFVSSKVCEALDWLGNPQPLLDVVIQSVFGKQYVAESSSIEDKDVLLQRSIVMEEFEKELKYYIEMIYISILSGKVSDLSEVSSSLPPSPPLNTYLAALDCIKDNIPPQISDEISFLVRKHIDYLIEKLRSG